A segment of the Actinomyces sp. oral taxon 171 str. F0337 genome:
GGCCGATCTCGTCGCAGGTCCGATGCGGTCGGGGTGGTCCCGGGATGCCATCTCCGAGCGTCTACTCCACGAAGGTGGCAATGCACCGGCCAGGGGCTGTGCATACTGCACGAACCCCCGCACCTCATGACTACGCACAACCCTCTTCCAATGGCCTCCGCCCCTCGTGCAGTGCCCTCGCGCCGCGAGGGCGACTGGGGCAGCGGTCGACAGGTGCGCCCCGCCTCTGTGTCCCAGTTCGCCCAGCGCGGGAGGGGGTGCGTGCGGTGCGGGCGAGGTGAATGCTGGGGTACCCACCCGGGCCGAATCGTCTGATCGATCCCGAAAACCCAGGACATACAGAAAGGACTCGCGCATGTCCCGCATTGTCATGATCGGGGGCCACGGCAAGGTCGCGCTGCTGGCCTCCCCGCTGCTGGTGGACGCCGGCCACGAGGTCGTCTCCCTCATCCGCAACCCCGACCACTCCGCCGACGTCGCCGCCACCGGAGCCACCCCGCTGGTCCTGTCCGTCGAGGAAGCCGACGTCGCTGAGCTCACTCGGGTCTTCGCCGGTGCTGACGCGATCGTCTGGTCCGCCGGGGCCGGCGGCAAGGGCGGCCCGGAGCGCACCGACGCCGTCGACCGCGCCGCCGCCATCCGCTCCATGGAGGCCGCCGCCGCAGCCGGGGTCACGCGCTACGTCATGGTCTCCTTCCTCACCGCCTACGGCGAGGTTCCCGACGACCACCCGCTGCGCGCCTACGCCATTGCCAAGATCGCGGCAGACCGACACCTGCAGACCACCGACCTGGCCTGGACGATCCTGGGGCCGGGCCTGCTGACCCTGGATGAACCCACCGGTGCCATCACCGTGGCTCGCGTCCCCAAGGGCACCCCGACCTCGAAGGCACCGACGTCGCGTGGCAACGTGGCTCATGTCATCGCCGCCGTGCTCGCCGAGCCGGCCAGCATCGGCAAGGTCATCCCCTTCTACGACGGTGACACCCCCATCGCTCAGGCTGTTGCCGATGTGCCACAGGAGTACGCCGACCTGTCCTGACCGTCTTCCTGGTCAGCATGGTCCAGAACCTCCGGCCGAGCCTATCCGCGGGAGCGCGGGTCGGGACTGCCGCTGCCGACTGGACCGCTGTCAGCTCTGTCGAGTACCTCCTCCGCCGGTCTGTCAGTGTGTTGGCCCGTGCCCACCGTGGCGGGTACGGGCCAACGCGCGTCGTGAGGATCAGCTCATTGGGTGGGCACTACTTGCCGTCCGACATACTGCTGGCCGAGGGGGCGGGCGACATCTTGTCGTCGCTCATCTTGCCGTCCGACATGCTGTCGGGGGTGGCATTGTCGGCCATCTTCCCGTCGGACATCTTGGTGTCGGCGGTCTTACCGTCACTCATCTTGCCATCGGACATCTTGTTGTCGCTCATGGTGCCGCTGGGGGTGGAGGTCTGCTCCATCTTGTTCTTGTCGGCATTCGTGGAACCGCAGGCGGCGGTACCGACGGCGAGGGCGGCAACGAGCAGGGCGGCTGACACGATCTTGCGAGTACGCATGGGAGAACTCCTTGGTGACATGGGTAGGCGACGTGGCCAGGTGAGTGGCGTACCGACGTGGTGCGCCGTCACCAGGAGTTCGGAGCCGACGGGCGCATGGATGCCCCTGGTGGAGTGATGCCAGTCACTTCCGATGGGTGCGTCGGTGCACCTTCGGCGTACGTGGGAGCGGCGGCTCCGACACTGGGTAACCCAATGGTCAAGGTCTGTGATGTGCTCCAGGGCGTCGGCGTGTGCTGTCTGACGCAGGAGTTGCGGCGCATGAGCACCGTCAGGCCGATGGCGAGAAGGGCGAGGAGGATCGATGCCAACCAGGCCCGGAACTCCGCGTGCGGGTGGGCACCCGTACCGATGCTGGTCAGACCGAGCACCGAGGAGACGATGGCGCCGGATAAGCCGAACACGGAGAGAATATACATGTTGACCAGCGCCATGAGAGCTGGGGCGACTCCAACGGTGTAGCGGAATGCTCGGCTGGTGGGGGATGAGAATCCCAGATAAAGACTGATCGAGGCGATGGTGGCCACGATGATCATGATGACCACCCCGGCAGTGAGCGGTATTCCCTGACCGTCCGGCCTGCCTGAGGGGGACATCCACACGTTGGCTGAATGGTCGCTCAGGTCCGATTGATATATTTCTCCATGGATGCACAGTCTCATGAGTCGATGGGCCATGGACACGAGGAGGAATAGGTTCACCGCCATTCCGAGGTTGACCAGCCATTGTCGAGGGGGGCGGGTGGTCCTCCCCATCAGGGTCGTGAAGATCGCCGCACCACCGGTGGCCAGAAGACACAAAATGGGGAGGGGGTTTCCGATGATGCTGTTGTTAAGGATCAATGTGTCGATGAAGAATATTTGAAGTGCGGCTGCGGTCGTGATGGTACTGGCTTGGTTCCTGGTGATGGTGATGATGGGAATAGGGAGAAGGATGAGCCACCAGGCACCCAATGTATGTGGAATGTAATACAGTGCTTTGTAGTAGTCTTGCGTTGTGGGATTCTGCAAGGAGGGGAAGGCGGGGTGCGCGGACGCGTCATTGATTGCCCATATCACATGAATCCCAACTGCTAACAGCGTCAGCACGAGGGCGGCCACTCGGTCGCGCCTCCAGGGGGCGGGTGAGGAGAGGGCGGCCTTGTGGGTGACACCGAGTGGCGGTGCGCTGACCATCGATGGCCGGGCGAACGACTGCGGGGTCACAGAAGCAGGACTGGGAGAGAACCTGGGAAAGCTGGCGGTGGGACCCGCCGAGTAGGGGGCGGCATCAGTCCCGTTGGCGACGATCCCGCTGGCGGGCTGGCCAATGCTGGACAGGTGCGGGGCCACCGGCTGTGTCGGAGTAGCTGTCTGCCCGCGGAAAAGATGGGGGTAGTCGGCCCGCTGCCCGCTCTGGGGAACGTGGCCCGGTGTGTAGGGCGCATGCGGGGGTGGCGAGGAGGGGGCCGGCCCGTCAGGCATCACGCCGTACGGCGTCGCCGGGTGATGCTCGGAGGCGCCCGACGGCGTTGGGCTGGGGCTGCTCTGAGGAGGTTGAGGTGGCTGCCGCATACGTGGCATTGTGCTTGAGGTGCCGGCCGGTGTCGATGACCAGGGCGACGCTGCGTGCTGGACCCGCGATTCCGGATGGGCTCAGTACCCGCTGTATCCGCTCCCCCACGGTGACTGGGACCGATGGTGCCGGCTGAAGCGGTTCTGCATGCCCCCTGCCCCTCCAGCATGAAGTCCCTGCTGGATGCCGCTCACGGACTCCCGGTTGGTGAGCTGACGGGCGGCAGCCACCGCCGATCCGATGGTGATGATCCCGATGACGACGACTGTCAGCAGCATGAAACCGGTTTCGGATGGCGTGTGGCTGTGTCCGTCACTCGAGAGTATTCCGAAGGCGGTGGAGACGATGATGTTGTAGAGGGTCAGCAGGGATGCGCAGGCAATGGAGGTTATCTTGAAAATCTTGTCGTAAGAGCCTCGGGCCGCCTGGATGGAGCTGATACCCGAAAGGACGACGATGAGGCTGGAGAATGCCAGGCTCGGTATCAGAGGAATGCCGCCCCCATCGGATTCCGACCACACGAGCCAGAGGTGTGACGTGTAGTGAGTGACACTCCGACCTTGCGATACCAAGATGTAGGTGATCCAGCCTAAATTTGCGAAACGGTGGATCGCGTTGAAGAGGATGAACTGACAAGAGCCCACGGCGAGGGTCACGATCCAGGACCGCGGCTCCTGCAGCCTCTGGTTGAGTCGTACGGTGGCGACTGCCCCGACTGTGGCGACGACGAAAGAAAGAACAATGATGACGGCGTTGATGTGAACCTGATGGGACTGGGCGGTCCCGGTTGGGAGCATGAGCATCAGAAATCCGTACCACAGCGCTAATCCTGTCATCTCGGAAATGGGCTGGTTTCGGAAGAGGCGCCGGACGGCGAGGAAGAGCCACCACAGGCTCGGTGTGATGCTGAGGTATATCAGTGAGGCCGTCAGTCTGGAGATGGAGAGCCAGCTTTGCTTGCCCGCAAGGTACACATTCATAGAAGTAATGAAGCTCACGGTCTCCAGTGCGGAGAGCGCGAGCAGGGCCACGAGTGCCAGGGTCTTCGCACCGCGCCACGGAACACCCTGTCCTGTGCCGATGGACTGAGGTGAGGTGGCTTCCGGGCGCGCACCGCCCAGCTGCGGCGGTCTGGCGGAGGTGGCGTAACCCGGGGCGGAGTAGCCCGGGGCGGTGACTGCCCCGACCAGGTACCCGGCCCCGGTGTCCGATCCCGCGCCTCGTGGGTAGTGCGGGTACTGCTGGTACTGCTGCTGATGCGGCTGGTACTGCGGTGCGAAGACGTGTGCGGACGCAGACGGATGGGGCTGCCCCGGGAGGGCGGAGGCCCCGGGTGAGTGAGGCGCCGACTGCGTTGGGATCGCACCCTGTTCAGGGAGCACGTAGGCGCCGTAGCCGGCCGGCGTCGGCGCTTGTCCGTAGGTCGTCCCGCCCTGTGGAGCGCTCACCGGAGGTCGGCCGTAGGCGGCCTGCGGAGCGTACGACGGACTCGATGGGCCGCTCTGTTCCTGTGGCGGCCCTGGATGGGCAGGTGGGTAAGTCATGGCAAGGTCCTGATGGTCGTGGCTCTCCGTTCCGGAGCTGCGCCTGTACCCCCGAGTCCTTCGGGGCGTCCGGCCCCCAGGAGTGGCAGCTCAGTCGCGTGCGAAGTACGAGACGAAGTTGCGGATGATCTGTCCGGCGTCGTGCGCCTCAGCGGACCGGGCCTGAGTGAGGATGTCCTCGCTCATGTCCGGGTCGCCGTAACCGGCCTCGTCGTAGATGCTGACGCGCCGCTCGAACCGGACGGCGTCGAGCTCGGGGTTGAACTGGCAGGCGTAGACGTTCCTGCCCACGCGCAGCATCTGGACCGGGCAGTCGGGCGAGCTCGCCAGCAGGGTCGCGTGCGCGGGCACCTCCCCGACGCCCTCATAGTGGCCTGCGAACACCGTGACCACCTGGGGGAGTCCCTCCAGGACCGGGTCCTCGCGACCCTCCGCCGTCAGGAACAGGTCGACGGCGCCCAGCTCCTCACCGAACTCCTCCTGCGTCCCGGTGCCCAGGTAATCGGCCAGCACCTGCAGCGCGACGCCGGTGGCCAGGAGGGGGATGCCCTCCTTGAGAACCACCCCGAGCAGCTCGCGGATCTGCTCCTCGACGTTGCGTTGACTGCGGGTCTTCTCAGCCGCCGGCGTGTCCGCGTTGTAGGGGCTGGCCCCGATGAGCACCCCGGAGACATCGGCCGCGGTGAAGGAGTCGAGGAAGTCGACCTCCTCCAGGGCGATGTGCTGCAGGTCGCCGCGTGATAGGCCGCTCTGAGCCAGGAAGGACTCGTACTCGTCCTGCGCCGCCTCGTGCTCGGGGCGCGTAGTCACCATGATGAAAGGCTTCACGGGACCACTGTAGGGGACCTGATGGCAGGGTGTGGCCGTGTGGCCCTAGGTCACGAACAGCACGAGCACGAGGATGCAGGACCACAGGACCATGGAGGCTCCTCCCAGAACGAGCCCCAGCCAGGCCAGTCCCTCACCGGAGTCGTAGCTGTGGCGCAGGCGCCGCAGCGCACTGATGCCCAGGAAGATCGCGGCGACGCCGATGAGGGGGATGAAGCTGAGCAGTCCACCGAGCAGGGCGGCCGACGCCCTGGAGTCGGTACGAGGGAGGGGTGCCGTGTAGCCGGGGCCGGAGAAGATCTCTGCCGGGTCGAGGTTCTCGGTGCCGGGGAAGACGAATCCCGGAGGGAGCCCGTTGACGTACTGCTCCGAACCCGGCGAAAAGGGCGGTGCGCTCTGTCCTGGAGGGGAGGTCCCGGCGGTGCTCATGCCCACATCTTGCACCGTCGGGGCCCGATGGCGGCATCCTCCCCACGGACGACTCCGGGCGGCGGCCGGACGCCCGCGAGGGGCCCGTCAGGCGCCCGCGAGGGGACCCGGTCCGCGCACCTCCCGCGCAGGGGCTATGCTGAAGTCCCGGCAGGCTCTGCCGGGTCCTGCCAAGCGTCCCGCGGGTCTCCCGCGAGTGGATTTCCCACGGGACACAGTCATTCCCCTCGTTGCTTAGGCAGGAGCTCACTCGTGTCCTCTTCCCCCTCTCGTGGCTGGCGCCTGCACGGCGATGGCCGGTCCATCGCTCCGGGCGAGGTCGTCGCCCCCGGTGAGCGTCTTACCTGGCCGCGCACCATCGGCATCGGTGTCCAGCACGTCGTCGCCATGTTCGGCGCCACCTTCCTGGTGCCGCTGCTGACTGGCTTCGACCCGGCGACGACGCTGTTCTTCACCGGTGTGGGCACCCTGCTGTTCCTGGGCATCACCTCCGGGCGCCTGCCCAGCTACCTGGGCTCCTCCTTCGCGCTTCTCGCCCCCATTGGAGCCGTGACCGGTTATACACGTGACAGCGGTGCTCCCCTTGATCCCCACAGGGCCGCCCTGGCGCAGGGCGGGATCATCTCGGTGGGGCTGTGCCTGCTGGTGGTGGGCGTCATCGTCCACCTGGTCGGGTCTGCCTGGATCGACCGTCTCATGCCGCCGATCGTCACCGGCGCGATCGTCGCCCTCATCGGCTTCAACCTGGCCCCCGCGGCCTGGGGCAATGTCACGAAGGGCCCCGTGACGGCGGTCGTCACGATCGTCTCGATCCTGGTCATCACCGTCATGTTCAAGGGCATTATCGGGCGACTGGCGATCCTCATCGGCGTGCTCATCGGCTACGCCACCGCGATGCTGCGCGGGGAGGTCAACTTCGACAACGTCGCCAAGGCCCCCGTTCTGGGGCTGCCCGACTTCCACGCCCCGGCCTTCGACGTGCGCTACCTGGGCCTGTTCATCCCCGTGGTGCTCGTCCTCATCGCCGAGAACATCGGCCACGTCAAGTCCGTCTCCGCCATGACCGGGGAGGACCTCGACGACGTCACCGGCCGGGCCCTGTTCGCCGACGGGCTGTCCACCATGCTCGCCGGCACCGGCGGTGGCTCGGGCACCACCACCTACGCGGAGAACATCGGCGTCATGGCCGCCACCCGCGTCTACTCCACCGCCGCCTACGTGGTGGCGGCGCTGAGCGCCCTGGGCCTGTCCCTCCTGCCGAAGTTCGGCCAGATCATCGCCACGATCCCGGCCGGTGTCCTGGGCGGGGCGGCCACTGTCCTCTACGGCATGATCGGCATGCTGGGGGTGCGCATCTGGGTGCAGAACCGCGTGGACTTCTCCGACCCGGTCAACCTCAACACGGCGGCCGTGTCCATGGTCGTGGCCATCGCCGACTACACCCTGGTTTGGGGCGACATGACCTTCAAGGGCATTGCCCTCGGCTCGGCGGCCGCCATCGGCGTCTACCACACCATGCGCTGGATCTCGAAGCTGCGCGGCACCAACCTGGAGCAGGCCTCCCCGGCCTCGGCCCCCGCCGGCACCGAGCTGGAGGGGCCGGCCTACTCCAGCCGCGCCGCTCACTCCCCCTCGGCCGCGTCCCCAGCAGAGGCCCCGACGTCGTCGAGCACCGATGGCGCTGAGGGCGCTGCTGAGAACCGCTCCTGAGCCCCTCACTGGCAGGTGCCGCAGAAAGGCGGCAGCCGATGTGCCGCACCGCGTACATCGGCTGCCACTCGGGCGAAGGGGGAGGGGCGTCGTCTGGGCGATCCCGCCCGGACTCGGCGGCCCCGGATCAGCTGGGCTTACTCGTGGCGGCCTTGTCCGCCGGGACGCAGTCGCTGGGGGCGGTGATGGGCTTGTCGGCGCCGAGAAGCTTGATCTCGTCCGACTTCAGCGCGTTCTGCAGGTACTCCTTGCCCAGGACCACCGAGACCGTGGTGTCGCTGTCGGACAGGCTGCGATCGAGCTGCACTGTGGAGTTGGGGAAGATCTGGGCCAGGGAGTAGGCATTGATCAGGCCGCCCTTGGACGCCATGATCTGGACCTCGCCGTTGTAGATGCCTCCGGGCCAGTCGTTCGCCGAGGTGATATGCAGGTCCGCCTCCTTCAGATCCTGCTGCACCGTGGTGGCCAGGCCCACCGATTCGGAGCCGTTGTAGATGTTGATCTTCTCGATCGTGGTGACGTCGACGGTCTTGGCGCCGCTGGGCGGGCAGGGCTGGGGCACGTAGGTCGCCGTGCTCTTGGGCTGCGAGAAGCCCGGGTTGTAGGCGGGCAGGATGCCCAGCGATACCAGGAGGCTCACGGCGACAGCGACCACCATGACAGCCAGGATGGTGCCGATGACGGTGGCCTGACGGTGCTGCATGTGCCGCCGGTACTCGGTGCGCGGATCTGCGGGACTACTCACGCGAACCAGAGTAATGGACGACGGCACTCATCGGGTGGTGGTGGGCTCGATGTGACATGGGACCGAGCCGCGGCCCGTGGGCCTCGTGTGAGTTACTGAGTGCCGCCGGTGAGGGTCAGGCGCTCGGCGGCGCAGGGGCGAGCCGCGGCACCCCGTCCTCCGTGACCTCCAGGATGCGGGCGTGGATCGCGGTGCGTCCCTGCAGGGCGGCGCGCAGTGCCCGGTGCAGGCCGGTCTCCAGGTAGAGGTCCCCCTTGAAGGAGACGACGTGGGCGAACAGGTCACCGTAGAAGGTGGAGTCGTCATCCAGGAGGCTGCGCAGATCAAGGGTCGCGCGGGTGGTGGTGAGGTCAGCCAGGCGGATCTGTCGAGGTGCGATGACGGCCCAATCGCGCTGAGTGGTGACCCCGTGGTCGGGGTAGGGGGGCCTCTCTCGCACTGCCTTGAAGATCACGGCAACATTCTAGTGAATGAAGCGACCGGAGGTGTGTGGGGGAGCCGTGGGCCGCCCAACACCCCAGCCCGTCCGCGGTGCTGGTCCGCCGGGGTGGACCTTCTGCGTACTCCTCCGAGGAGGGGGGGACCATTCCGTTATCTGTCTCACTAGATGGAATGTGTCCTGTAGAACGGTCATTTCGTCATCTCTCTGTGATTGGCGTTATCACTGCGATATCTGGTGGTTTGCTGGGAAGATGGGACGTCTGATGCCGGAAATCGGCGGGACGCCTGACTTTCTGACTGTTCCCCTCCTCTTCGGGGCTCTAGTACCGTGTTGGCTGCACCGACCTCGACCGAAAGGATGCCGCAGCCATGACCATCGCGGTCCGCCGAAGCGGCTTCACCATTCCCCTGTCCCTCGTCGTTCTCACCTCGACCGCCATGCTCCTGGCCGGTTGTCAGTCCGGCGGTGCCTCCGACGCCAATCAGCAGGGCACTACGGGCTCATCTGCGAAGGCGCAGTCGACGGCCAGCGCCGAGGCGACCTCCGGGCAGAAGGCGGGGCACGCCTCTCCTCGCATCCCGAGCCCCACCGGTAAGGGCTCCAACAACTCATCCGCGCAGCAGCCCTCCTCCGGCTCTCAGTCCCGCCCTGCGAGCCCGCGGGCCAGTGAGCCCCGGCCCGCCGCCGGCGGGAACGGCGCCACCAAGGTGGCGGCCTCCGGCAAGACGGACGCTCCGAGCCAGCAGAGCGGCAGTGCCTCCAAGGCCCCGCAGGCTCAGGGCAACGCGAACAACGCCGGCGGGGCCCACGCCGGGACCGCTCAGAAGCCGCAGCCCGCGGCTCCTGAGGCGCAGAAGTCCTCCGAGGCCGCCCAGCCCGCGCAGGCTCCCTCCGACAGCTCTGACAAGTCGGCCGACAAACCGGCCGATCAGGCCATCGACAAGCCTGCTGACGCACCGGCTGACAAGGACGCTACCGCGCAGGCGCCCTCCGAGCCTGCCGCCCCCGCTGATGAGTCGGCCGGTCAGGCCACGTCCTTCGTTCCGGACAACCTCGTCTCGGAGAAGACGGCCATGATCGTGTCGCCGTCGGGCAACATCGGCTGCGACCTGTCCGCCCACTTCGCCGGCTGCGGTGTGCTGTCCTACCGCTCCGACGGCACCTACGGCCGGGACGAGGCGGGCTCGCCGAAGTGGTGGTTCGACCTCAGCTCCGGGGGCACTCCGCAGCTCGGCGGCCGCAGCGAGGGCGCTTTCTCGCTCGATGAGGCCTTCCGCGGTGGCGGGGCCTCCTCGCCCCAGGTGGTGGAGTACGGTCAGTCCGTCACCTTCGGGTCCTGGGTGTGCAGCTCCGAGGAGACCGGCATGACCTGCCGTAACACCGAGACCGGCCACGGCGTCTTCCTCAGCTCCGCGCGCTACGAGACCTTCTGAGTCGGACCTGACTGTATTCCGATCGCGCGTATGCTCGCCCCGGTTCCCAACCGGGGCGAGCATGCTTCCATGTCCAGAAAGAAGACACCGTGTCCGAGTCTTTTGAAGCTCCTGGCGCGTCGAGCGGTGCTGGCCACTACGGCTACATGCCCCCGGCGCCGGGCTTCGACGGGGCCTACGGCTGCCAGCAGCTACCCGTCTCCATGGTCCTCGCGCAGCCTCCGGTGCCGCGGATCGAGGTGGGTGATGCCTTGAAATGGGCCTGGGCCAAGACCTTCGCCAATCCCCTCATCATCGCCTGGATCCCGCTGAGCCTCCTGGCAATGGCGCTGGTGGTGTCCGGACTTGTCAGCGTGGTCGGTGAGGACAATGGCGCGCTCATTGCCGCGATCGGGATTCCGATGGCGCTGCTCTGGGGGCTGATGGTGGCGCTGGGTCTCTATACCGCCGCGCTTCGGATCGCCCGCGGGGAGAAGGTGACGCTCCGCTCCCTCGTTGTGCCTCCTCATGGCTTCGACGCGGCTGCCGCGCTCGTGCTCGTCGGTCTTGCGGGCTCCATCGCCTCCCTCTTCCCCCTCGGAGGCCTGGTGGTCGGCTACTTCTGCTGGGTGGCGGTGGTCGTTGTCATGAACGAGGGATGCTCCTGCTTCAAGGCGATTGGTCGCTCATACCGTCTCATGAGGCAAGGCGGTAATGCGCCGCTGCTGGCGCTCACCATCATCCCCGTCTACTTCGGTGGGCTGCTGACCGTCATAGGGCTGCTCGTGGTCATCCCGATGATCTTTCTCATGACGGTCTATGTCTACATGCGTATGTCCGGTGGTGACGTAGCGCGTTGACTGTGGTGGCCGGGCTGACTGGGGTGATCACGCCGACGGTGGCTGCTGCGTCTCTGTCCGGTTGACTCACCTGGGGCGCAACGGGCCGGTGAGGTAGTGCTGGATCGT
Coding sequences within it:
- a CDS encoding SDR family oxidoreductase, whose protein sequence is MSRIVMIGGHGKVALLASPLLVDAGHEVVSLIRNPDHSADVAATGATPLVLSVEEADVAELTRVFAGADAIVWSAGAGGKGGPERTDAVDRAAAIRSMEAAAAAGVTRYVMVSFLTAYGEVPDDHPLRAYAIAKIAADRHLQTTDLAWTILGPGLLTLDEPTGAITVARVPKGTPTSKAPTSRGNVAHVIAAVLAEPASIGKVIPFYDGDTPIAQAVADVPQEYADLS
- a CDS encoding DUF4190 domain-containing protein produces the protein MSTAGTSPPGQSAPPFSPGSEQYVNGLPPGFVFPGTENLDPAEIFSGPGYTAPLPRTDSRASAALLGGLLSFIPLIGVAAIFLGISALRRLRHSYDSGEGLAWLGLVLGGASMVLWSCILVLVLFVT
- a CDS encoding glutamine amidotransferase-related protein — encoded protein: MKPFIMVTTRPEHEAAQDEYESFLAQSGLSRGDLQHIALEEVDFLDSFTAADVSGVLIGASPYNADTPAAEKTRSQRNVEEQIRELLGVVLKEGIPLLATGVALQVLADYLGTGTQEEFGEELGAVDLFLTAEGREDPVLEGLPQVVTVFAGHYEGVGEVPAHATLLASSPDCPVQMLRVGRNVYACQFNPELDAVRFERRVSIYDEAGYGDPDMSEDILTQARSAEAHDAGQIIRNFVSYFARD
- a CDS encoding LytR C-terminal domain-containing protein — protein: MQHRQATVIGTILAVMVVAVAVSLLVSLGILPAYNPGFSQPKSTATYVPQPCPPSGAKTVDVTTIEKINIYNGSESVGLATTVQQDLKEADLHITSANDWPGGIYNGEVQIMASKGGLINAYSLAQIFPNSTVQLDRSLSDSDTTVSVVLGKEYLQNALKSDEIKLLGADKPITAPSDCVPADKAATSKPS
- a CDS encoding uracil-xanthine permease family protein; its protein translation is MSSSPSRGWRLHGDGRSIAPGEVVAPGERLTWPRTIGIGVQHVVAMFGATFLVPLLTGFDPATTLFFTGVGTLLFLGITSGRLPSYLGSSFALLAPIGAVTGYTRDSGAPLDPHRAALAQGGIISVGLCLLVVGVIVHLVGSAWIDRLMPPIVTGAIVALIGFNLAPAAWGNVTKGPVTAVVTIVSILVITVMFKGIIGRLAILIGVLIGYATAMLRGEVNFDNVAKAPVLGLPDFHAPAFDVRYLGLFIPVVLVLIAENIGHVKSVSAMTGEDLDDVTGRALFADGLSTMLAGTGGGSGTTTYAENIGVMAATRVYSTAAYVVAALSALGLSLLPKFGQIIATIPAGVLGGAATVLYGMIGMLGVRIWVQNRVDFSDPVNLNTAAVSMVVAIADYTLVWGDMTFKGIALGSAAAIGVYHTMRWISKLRGTNLEQASPASAPAGTELEGPAYSSRAAHSPSAASPAEAPTSSSTDGAEGAAENRS